Proteins from a genomic interval of Bradysia coprophila strain Holo2 chromosome X, BU_Bcop_v1, whole genome shotgun sequence:
- the LOC119085495 gene encoding copper metallothionein 2-like produces MKFAIILFALAVLMQVSHNVAAPYGGGNAQRPRTEPAIIADVQSQPIVAPDSQSQVIAPPTCGCGSKCSCGANGPSADCTCNKPCQCGQQKPAPTPIAPPTCGCGRTCSCGANGPSADCTCKGTCQCGQQKPEPKPVAALSCGCGSNCSCGANGPSADCNCKGTCQCGQQQPAPKPECTCGDKCACGTRPGAKTCGCQKQNSASVNSSAIDRALAQLRAIVASFQSRNS; encoded by the exons ATGAAGTTCGCAATAATCTTATTTGCGTTGGCTGTTCTCATGCAG GTGAGTCATAATGTCGCAGCTCCATATGGTGGAGGCAACGCACAAAGACCACGCACAGAACCAGCCATCATAGCCGATGTCCAATCACAACCAATTGTCGCTCCTGATTCCCAATCGCAGGTAATTGCCCCTCCAACGTGTGGATGTGGAAGTAAATGTAGCTGCGGTGCTAACGGGCCATCGGCTGACTGTACATGTAACAAGCCATGTCAATGTGGACAGCAAAAGCCTGCACCAACACCAATTGCCCCTCCAACGTGTGGATGCGGAAGAACATGTAGCTGCGGAGCTAACGGACCGTCGGCTGACTGCACTTGTAAAGGTACATGCCAATGTGGACAACAAAAACCTGAGCCAAAACCAGTTGCCGCTCTGAGTTGTGGATGCGGAAGCAACTGTAGCTGCGGTGCTAACGGACCATCAGCCGACTGCAATTGTAAGGGGACGTGTCAATGTGGACAGCAACAGCCTGCACCAAAACCAGAATGCACATGTGGTGACAAATGTGCATGCGGTACAAGACCAGGAGCTAAAACCTGTGGAtgccaaaaacaaaattccgctTCAGTAAATTCAAGTGCAATTGATCGTGCACTGGCTCAATTACGAGCAATTGTAGCATCGTTTCAGTCTAGGAATAGCTAA